One Cryobacterium psychrophilum DNA segment encodes these proteins:
- the trpC gene encoding indole-3-glycerol phosphate synthase TrpC — translation MLSELLAGAIADAEERRLNRTFADVEAAALDRPAALDALAALAPADRVKIIAEIKRASPSRGALADIVDPAALAASYEAGGASAISVLTEGRRFLGTLDDLEQVRAAATIPVLRKDFIGTPYQVLEARAAGADLVLLIVAALDQPTLLSLHDLIRELGMTALVETHSGDEVNRALDIGASLVGVNARNLSTFTLDPDLFGSLADRIPSGVVRVAESAVKTAADVAHYRSAGADVVLVGEALVTSDPIRTLSEFLAV, via the coding sequence GTGCTCTCCGAGCTACTGGCCGGCGCGATAGCCGATGCCGAAGAACGCCGCCTCAACCGCACCTTTGCCGACGTCGAAGCCGCGGCACTGGATCGTCCGGCCGCTCTCGACGCCCTGGCGGCGCTCGCGCCCGCCGACCGCGTCAAGATCATCGCCGAGATCAAGCGTGCGAGTCCGTCCCGCGGGGCACTCGCCGACATCGTCGACCCCGCAGCCCTCGCGGCCTCGTATGAGGCCGGGGGAGCGAGCGCCATCAGCGTACTCACCGAAGGGCGCCGCTTCCTCGGAACGCTCGACGACCTCGAACAGGTTCGCGCGGCCGCCACGATCCCCGTGCTCCGCAAGGATTTCATCGGAACGCCGTACCAGGTGCTCGAAGCCCGCGCGGCGGGTGCCGATCTCGTGCTGCTCATCGTCGCGGCGCTGGATCAGCCAACGTTGCTGTCCCTGCACGACCTGATTCGTGAGCTGGGTATGACGGCGCTCGTCGAAACCCACAGTGGCGATGAGGTGAACCGTGCCCTCGACATCGGCGCAAGCCTGGTCGGGGTCAATGCCCGCAACCTCTCCACCTTCACCCTCGACCCAGACCTGTTCGGTTCCCTGGCCGATCGGATTCCCTCCGGTGTGGTGCGTGTCGCCGAGTCCGCCGTCAAGACGGCCGCCGACGTCGCCCACTACCGCTCCGCCGGGGCCGACGTCGTGCTCGTCGGTGAAGCGCTCGTCACGAGCGACCCCATCCGCACCCTCTCCGAATTTTTGGCGGTATAA
- a CDS encoding DUF6704 family protein has translation MSIDASDPGHGHSPAAWTAVIIMLLAFTIGTAAFFFVIPWLVWASFGLLLVGAAVGWIMTKAGYGVGDMTAAPHGH, from the coding sequence ATGAGCATCGACGCGTCAGACCCGGGTCACGGCCACTCACCGGCCGCCTGGACCGCAGTCATCATCATGCTGCTGGCTTTCACGATCGGCACCGCTGCCTTCTTTTTCGTGATCCCGTGGCTCGTATGGGCCTCCTTCGGGCTCCTGCTCGTCGGCGCCGCTGTCGGCTGGATCATGACCAAGGCCGGCTACGGCGTCGGTGACATGACCGCTGCACCGCACGGTCACTGA
- a CDS encoding Trp biosynthesis-associated membrane protein, whose translation MAGVLSHTPPRRVKLIFILLVLVASTLALLAWTQVWVNAVVAETGVDALTLAVDGSDAAPAVTALALAGFALGGALTIAGRSIRVVLGVLEILLAVSVFLSAYLVLGNPALASAPAVTAATGIAGTESILAAVASASVTPWPYVALAASVIMFVTGAGIIATASRWPGPTTRYQTTRLVPAAGSPTGGSEPDAVVDWDDLSRGEDPTA comes from the coding sequence ATGGCCGGAGTCCTGTCCCACACGCCGCCGCGCCGGGTGAAGCTCATCTTCATTCTGCTCGTGCTGGTTGCGAGCACCCTCGCGCTCCTCGCGTGGACGCAGGTGTGGGTGAACGCCGTCGTCGCCGAAACCGGTGTGGATGCCCTTACCCTGGCCGTCGATGGGTCGGACGCCGCCCCCGCGGTCACGGCGCTGGCCCTGGCAGGCTTCGCGCTGGGAGGTGCGCTCACCATCGCGGGTCGCAGCATTCGCGTGGTTCTCGGCGTCCTCGAAATTCTCCTGGCGGTGTCCGTCTTCCTTTCCGCATACCTGGTCCTCGGTAATCCCGCCCTCGCGAGCGCCCCCGCCGTCACCGCGGCCACCGGAATCGCCGGAACAGAGTCGATTCTTGCTGCCGTCGCGTCGGCCTCGGTGACGCCGTGGCCCTACGTCGCGCTTGCGGCATCCGTCATAATGTTCGTGACCGGTGCGGGAATCATCGCCACGGCGTCGCGCTGGCCGGGCCCGACCACCAGGTACCAGACCACCCGCCTCGTGCCGGCTGCCGGTTCCCCGACCGGGGGCTCCGAGCCCGATGCTGTCGTGGACTGGGACGACCTCAGCCGCGGCGAGGACCCGACTGCCTAG
- a CDS encoding anthranilate synthase component I, with the protein MTAGSTTNGQFAALLGAHRVIPVIRELFADGETPVGIYRKLAAEKPGSFLLESAEQGGIWSRFSFVGVSSFGVLTQEGAETRWIDYGISADRALGDAAALGPLAALDYLFERWQTPRLAAHPPLTGGLVGFIGWEAIRQIEKLPHQPPADYDVPGQSFSFVADLVVLDHKYGTVQLIANVLNDGTDTPDELWSAAQSRLDSLQARLAAPSETWLAEVDLTTPAHPSNRTTRDEFLASVRTAKEHVVAGDVFQVVISQRFDLECTAHPIDVYRVLRSLNPSPYMYLLSLESPTGEPYWIVGSSPEALVKIQNGRVFTHPIAGSKPRGSTPEADADFADELAADAKEGAEHLMLVDLARNDLLKVCAAGSVEVTEFKRIERFSHIMHLVSSVEGDMLPDKTAIDVFRAAFPAGTLSGAPKPRALDVIDALEPAQRGVYGGVVGYFGFAGDADLAIAIRTATIKDGVARVQAGGGVVLDSDPASEYQESQNKAAAPLRAVAVANAMRRVD; encoded by the coding sequence ATGACGGCCGGGTCGACGACGAACGGCCAGTTCGCCGCACTTCTCGGCGCCCACCGCGTCATCCCGGTGATTCGGGAGCTCTTTGCCGACGGTGAAACGCCGGTGGGCATCTATCGCAAACTTGCCGCCGAAAAGCCCGGCAGCTTTCTGCTGGAGTCCGCCGAGCAGGGCGGAATCTGGTCACGCTTCTCCTTCGTGGGGGTGTCGTCCTTCGGCGTGCTCACCCAGGAGGGCGCAGAGACCCGGTGGATCGACTACGGCATCTCCGCGGACCGCGCGCTCGGTGATGCCGCCGCCCTCGGGCCGCTCGCCGCCCTCGACTACCTGTTCGAACGCTGGCAGACGCCGCGTTTGGCCGCGCACCCGCCCCTGACCGGCGGCCTCGTCGGCTTCATCGGATGGGAAGCCATCCGCCAGATCGAAAAGCTGCCGCACCAGCCGCCGGCAGACTACGACGTGCCGGGCCAATCCTTCAGTTTCGTGGCCGATCTGGTGGTGCTCGACCACAAGTACGGCACAGTGCAGCTCATCGCCAACGTGCTCAACGACGGTACCGACACGCCCGACGAACTCTGGTCCGCCGCACAGTCCCGACTCGACTCCCTTCAGGCCCGCCTCGCCGCGCCCAGCGAGACCTGGCTGGCCGAGGTTGACCTCACGACCCCGGCGCACCCGAGCAACCGCACCACGCGCGACGAATTTCTTGCCTCCGTCAGGACGGCCAAGGAACATGTCGTGGCCGGCGACGTCTTTCAGGTCGTCATTTCGCAGCGTTTTGACCTGGAGTGCACCGCGCACCCGATCGACGTGTACCGGGTGCTGCGCAGCCTCAACCCGAGCCCGTACATGTACCTGCTGAGCCTGGAATCACCCACTGGTGAGCCCTACTGGATTGTGGGTTCGTCGCCGGAGGCCCTCGTCAAGATACAGAACGGACGAGTTTTCACCCACCCGATCGCGGGATCCAAGCCGCGCGGAAGCACGCCGGAGGCCGACGCCGACTTTGCCGACGAACTCGCCGCCGACGCGAAGGAGGGCGCGGAACACCTCATGCTTGTTGACCTCGCTCGCAACGACCTTCTCAAGGTCTGCGCGGCCGGCTCCGTGGAAGTCACCGAATTCAAACGAATCGAGCGGTTCAGCCACATCATGCACCTCGTCTCCTCGGTCGAGGGCGACATGCTCCCCGATAAGACGGCCATCGACGTCTTCCGGGCGGCCTTCCCCGCCGGCACGCTCTCCGGGGCGCCGAAACCGCGAGCGCTCGACGTCATCGACGCGCTCGAGCCGGCCCAGCGGGGTGTCTATGGGGGAGTTGTGGGCTACTTCGGCTTCGCCGGGGACGCCGACCTCGCCATCGCGATCCGCACGGCCACCATCAAGGACGGTGTCGCCCGGGTGCAGGCCGGAGGAGGAGTGGTGCTTGATTCCGACCCCGCCTCCGAGTATCAGGAATCACAGAACAAGGCAGCCGCCCCGCTCCGAGCGGTGGCCGTTGCCAACGCGATGCGCCGGGTGGACTAA
- the hisI gene encoding phosphoribosyl-AMP cyclohydrolase — MTNDTRFDAAVYNSVGLLPAVIQQWDTGEVLMLGWMDQEALRRTVTEGRVTFWSRSRQEYWRKGDTSGHAQYVHSAALDCDNDTLLVRVDQVGVACHTGTRTCFDGRELDVVAMERPAK, encoded by the coding sequence ATGACGAACGACACACGATTCGACGCTGCGGTCTACAACTCCGTCGGCCTGCTCCCCGCCGTGATTCAGCAGTGGGACACGGGCGAGGTGCTCATGCTCGGGTGGATGGACCAGGAGGCGCTGCGGCGCACGGTCACCGAGGGACGCGTGACCTTCTGGTCGCGCAGTCGCCAGGAATACTGGCGCAAGGGTGACACCTCCGGCCACGCCCAATACGTGCACTCGGCCGCGCTGGACTGCGACAACGACACCCTGCTCGTGCGGGTCGACCAGGTCGGTGTGGCCTGCCACACCGGAACCCGCACATGCTTTGACGGTCGGGAACTCGACGTCGTCGCGATGGAACGGCCCGCGAAATGA
- the hisF gene encoding imidazole glycerol phosphate synthase subunit HisF, translated as MSLSVRVIPCLDVANGRVVKGVNFKNLRDAGDPVELARMYYEQGADELTFLDVTATVDNRSTTYDVVRATAEQVFIPLTVGGGIRSVEDVSRLQASGADKVGINSAAIARPALITEIADRFGAQVIVLSLDVKRSDRTESGFIVTTHGGRTETDIDAVAWARQAIELGAGELLINSIDADGTKQGFDTELIALMHSISRVPVIASGGAGRVEDFPPAIRAGADAVLAASVFHGQILTIGDVKRELADAGMQVR; from the coding sequence ATGAGCCTCTCCGTGCGAGTCATTCCCTGCCTCGACGTGGCCAACGGGCGTGTGGTGAAGGGGGTCAACTTCAAGAACCTTCGCGACGCCGGTGACCCCGTCGAACTCGCGAGGATGTACTACGAGCAGGGCGCCGACGAACTCACGTTCCTCGACGTCACCGCAACCGTCGACAACCGCTCCACGACATACGACGTCGTGCGGGCCACCGCGGAGCAGGTCTTCATCCCGCTCACGGTCGGCGGCGGTATCCGCAGCGTCGAAGACGTGTCCCGTCTGCAGGCCAGCGGCGCCGACAAAGTCGGCATCAACAGTGCCGCGATCGCCCGCCCGGCGCTGATCACCGAAATCGCCGACCGCTTCGGCGCGCAGGTCATCGTGCTCTCCCTCGACGTGAAGCGCAGCGACCGCACCGAGTCCGGCTTCATCGTCACCACTCACGGTGGTCGCACCGAGACGGATATCGACGCCGTCGCGTGGGCGAGGCAGGCCATCGAACTGGGTGCGGGGGAGCTGCTCATCAACTCCATCGACGCCGACGGAACAAAGCAGGGGTTCGACACGGAGCTCATCGCCCTGATGCACTCCATCAGCCGCGTCCCCGTGATCGCCTCCGGCGGCGCCGGGCGGGTCGAAGACTTCCCGCCCGCCATCCGGGCGGGCGCGGACGCTGTGCTCGCGGCATCCGTCTTCCACGGCCAAATTCTTACAATTGGTGACGTCAAGCGAGAGCTGGCGGATGCCGGAATGCAGGTGCGCTGA
- the hisG gene encoding ATP phosphoribosyltransferase has product MLRIAVPNKGSLSETAAQMLSEAGYRGRRDPRDLVAADPRNDVEFFYLRPRDIATYVGSGALDVGITGRDLLLDSGSTALEIASLDFGDSTFRFAGPAGRFRELSDLTGLRVATSYPGLVETFLAGYDVKVTLVPLDGAVESAVQLGVADAVADVVSTGTTLRKAGLEIFGPVILQSTAVLISSENDKPGIATLLRRLQGVLVARQYVLLDYDIPSTLLDAACDLAPGIESPTVSSLHDPEWVAVRVMIARLDTNNVMDALYALGARAILVTTIHNARL; this is encoded by the coding sequence ATGCTAAGAATTGCCGTGCCCAACAAGGGCTCGTTGTCCGAAACTGCAGCCCAAATGCTGTCGGAGGCCGGTTACCGCGGCCGCCGCGATCCGCGCGACCTCGTCGCCGCCGACCCCCGCAACGACGTCGAGTTCTTCTACCTGCGTCCGCGTGACATCGCCACCTACGTCGGCTCCGGCGCCCTCGATGTCGGCATCACCGGCCGTGACCTGCTGCTCGACTCCGGGTCGACGGCGCTCGAGATCGCCAGCCTCGATTTCGGCGACTCCACGTTTCGCTTCGCCGGACCCGCGGGACGCTTTCGCGAGCTGTCCGACCTCACCGGCCTGCGCGTGGCCACAAGCTACCCCGGACTCGTCGAGACGTTCCTCGCCGGCTATGACGTGAAGGTGACCCTCGTTCCCCTCGATGGCGCCGTCGAGTCCGCCGTGCAGCTGGGTGTCGCGGATGCCGTCGCCGACGTCGTCTCCACCGGCACAACACTGCGCAAGGCCGGCCTGGAGATCTTCGGTCCCGTCATCCTGCAGTCGACCGCCGTGCTCATCAGCTCGGAAAACGACAAGCCAGGCATTGCCACACTATTGCGCCGTCTGCAGGGCGTGCTCGTCGCCCGGCAGTACGTGCTGCTCGACTACGACATTCCGTCCACCCTGCTCGACGCTGCCTGCGATCTGGCCCCCGGGATCGAATCGCCGACCGTCTCGTCGCTGCACGACCCGGAATGGGTTGCCGTTCGCGTGATGATCGCGCGCCTCGACACGAACAACGTGATGGACGCCCTCTACGCCCTCGGTGCCAGGGCGATCCTCGTCACCACCATCCACAACGCCCGTCTCTAG
- a CDS encoding phosphoribosyl-ATP diphosphatase, which yields MKTFDDLFAELSDKALNRPEGSGTVRELDAGVHAIGKKIVEEAAEVWMAAEFQSDEETAAEISQLLYHLQVLLIAKGLSPADVYRHL from the coding sequence GTGAAGACTTTTGATGACCTTTTTGCTGAGCTGAGCGACAAGGCCCTGAACCGCCCGGAAGGGTCCGGTACCGTTCGCGAACTGGACGCCGGAGTGCACGCCATCGGCAAGAAAATTGTCGAAGAGGCCGCCGAGGTATGGATGGCCGCAGAGTTCCAGAGCGATGAAGAGACGGCGGCCGAGATCTCCCAGCTGCTGTACCACCTTCAGGTTCTGCTGATCGCGAAGGGCCTGTCGCCCGCCGACGTGTACCGACATCTCTGA
- the rpe gene encoding ribulose-phosphate 3-epimerase — protein MPIRINPSILAADFANFERELGRIRAADLVHVDIMDNHFVPNLTFGLGMVERLQQVSPLPLDVHLMIDDPDRWAPGYAEVGASSVTFHAEAVSDPVALARRLRSIGARAGIALKPGTSVEPYLELLPEFDQVLVMTVEPGFGGQSFMDSTMHKLHALRAAVHRGGLDVWLQVDGGITAETIDIAAEAGADTFVAGSSVFGAADPGEQIALLRAAAARHDHGHE, from the coding sequence ATGCCCATACGCATTAACCCGAGCATCCTGGCCGCCGACTTCGCGAACTTTGAACGGGAGCTCGGGCGCATCCGCGCCGCTGATCTTGTGCATGTCGACATCATGGACAACCACTTCGTGCCGAACCTGACCTTCGGTCTCGGCATGGTCGAGCGCCTGCAACAGGTCTCGCCGCTGCCCCTCGACGTGCATCTCATGATTGATGACCCCGACCGGTGGGCTCCCGGCTACGCCGAGGTTGGAGCGTCCTCGGTGACCTTCCACGCGGAAGCGGTGAGCGACCCGGTCGCTCTGGCCCGTCGGCTGCGTTCCATCGGCGCTCGGGCGGGAATCGCCCTCAAACCCGGGACCAGCGTCGAACCGTACCTTGAGCTGCTGCCCGAATTCGACCAGGTGTTGGTCATGACTGTGGAGCCCGGCTTCGGCGGCCAGAGCTTCATGGACTCAACAATGCACAAGCTCCACGCCTTACGCGCCGCTGTGCACCGGGGCGGACTCGACGTGTGGTTGCAGGTCGACGGTGGCATCACGGCGGAGACCATCGACATTGCCGCGGAAGCAGGGGCAGACACATTCGTGGCCGGATCCAGCGTGTTCGGGGCTGCCGATCCCGGCGAGCAGATCGCGCTGCTGCGCGCCGCTGCGGCTCGGCACGACCACGGGCACGAGTAA